In Babesia bovis T2Bo chromosome 3, whole genome shotgun sequence, the genomic window TTCTCAGTCAACTCAGAGAAGAGTTCCAGGCATTTCTTTACCAAGTTCTTGCGAATAACCTTAAGGATCTTGTTTTGCTGGAGCACTTCTCTGCTAATGTTAAGAGGAAGGTCCTCAGAGTCGACAACACCCTTTACGAAACCAAGCCACTCGGGGATCAGCTCATCACAGTCGTCCATGATGAACACACGGCGTACGTACAACTTGATGTTGTTCTTCTTTTTGCGGTTTTCGAACATGTCGAATGGTGCACGTTTGGGTACGAAAAGGATGGCCTTGAATTCAAGTTGTCCTTCTACACTGAAGTGCTTGACTGCCAAGTGGTCTTCCCAATCATTGGACAGGTTCTTGTAGAAGCTGGCGTACTCTTCGTTGGTGACCTCGGTGGGCAACCTCATCCAAATAGGCTTTTGCTTGTTAAGCATTTCCCATTCACGGGTGACATTGGTAACCTTGCGTTTCTTCTTTTCCGTCTTTTCTTCTCCATCCTTTTCTGCTtccttttccttttcctcttcttcttcagttACGTCAGTGATCTTTTCCTCAGGCTTGGACTCGGCTTCAGTGGGTTCAGCCTCGTCGTCGGTAACCTCGGTTTCGGTAGTCTTTTCAACAGACAGTCTGATGGGGAAGGAGATGAATTCACTGTGCTTTTTGACGAGTTCCTTCAAGCGACGTTCCTCAAGGTACTCACTCTGGTCGTCCTTAAGGTGCAATATCAGACGTGTACCACGTTTAAGCTGATCTTCAGACTCGTCCTTGGTAACGGTGAAGTGGCCACTGGCGTTAGACTCCCACACATACTGGTCATCGTTGTTGTTCTTTGATACGACGGTGACCTTGTCAGCAACGAGGTAGGCTGAGTAGAAACCCACACCGAACTGACCGATCATAGACATGTCAGCACCGGCTTGAATGGCTTCCATGAAAGCCTTGGTTCCGGACTTGGCGATGGTACCCAAGTTGTTGATCAAATCGGTTTTGGTCATACCAATACCAGTGTCTTCGATGGTCAAGGTCTTGTTGGTCTTGTCAGCGGATAGGCTGATCTGGTACTCGGGGAAGTCCTCGACCTGCTTTGGGTCCTTGATAGCCTCATATCTGATTTTTTCCAAAGCATCGCTGGCGTTACTGATGAGCTCACGAAGGAAGATTTCTTTATTACTGTAGAAAGCGTTGATAATGAGACCTGTATAGACATATGACCTGGTATACACACTTATTGTTTGTCTGGGCAATGTTATGTATAGTGGACATGGAATCTCAGTGTATAAGCACATATAATGTACCTTATAAACACATATAATAAGAATCTAGGCCTCTGAGCAACTATATTTCGTGTCTGTCATCAGTAGCCTTATGTGAGGTCACTTACTCAACAACTGGGAGATATCTGCGTTAAACGCGTAGGTTTCTTGTTGTGCTGTTGCCATTTTGAAAAAATATACTGCTTTAATTTATTTGGACAATGTTCGCTTGATTTCTGCTTTACTATAAGTGACGGTGTGCCCTCACGTTTAACCCTATATCTGCAGAGGTGACAAATAAGGACAGTATCGGGAGGTGACAAATAGGGACCAGCGTTGAAAAAGCGACACGCCCCAGTGGCTTATGTATAATTATTTACTATGTTCCTGTTCTACTATGCCTTTTATTTCATGTTTAAACAATACAGACTGTACGGCGCTAACTGTGACATTGTTGTCTTCGTTACCTAGAATGCTAGTTTTTTAGGTTTGAAGTTTTTAAAAATGTTTAAAAATGATACCACGCTACTGTAAATTATGTGTCAATGCGTAAAATTGTTACATGACGTTGATATACTATCTGTGACCTATATTACAACCAACGGGCTGATGATTGTTTATGTGCCATAGACAGATGCACTACAATTATGTTTAATTGTTACATGTTTTATGCTGATGTTATTTTTGATCAAATGTGTAGGAAAGTTATGGAATCATCAGTGTACCTTACTTCGGTGTTCATGTGCATTGTACCGTAGTTATACATGTGCCTACAAGAGTAGACCTTGGCTATATTAATTAAATCACATGTTCATTTTAGAAGTATAAGGAATCTCACTATATCTTTGTCACAATACAATCTGTGTACAATTTTTCTTTGTTTGTATGAATGCGATTTGTGTGTAGCATTGTATGTTTTTGGTGACATCAGATACCATAATAATTCTCTATATGTATAACTGATTTATAGTATCTGTTATTGTGCAGTGTTTTAACTGTCACTTTTTGTAAAAATGTTAAGTGTCCACCCCCACTGTTCCCTTCGTTTGCGATTGTACCGTGCTTCATAAACAacatttacacattaaaaCGTATTTTCATAACCTCTGTGCACATTATTTTTGAGGTATCTGCGGCTACTTTTGCCGCTCTGCTGTTTGTATTGTTCGCCGCTAAGGTGTAAATGATCTCATAGTTGGCTTTTGCCGTAGTCACAAACAGTTTTACAGAAGATGCCGGTTTTGGGTATAGACATCGGAGACGCGAATGCTACTGTCGCTACCATAGCGAAGGGTAGCATTGACGTTGTCTTGAATGAGGTTTCTCAGCGTTACACTCCGGTTTGTGCCAGTTTTACACAGAAGCGTCGTCTTTTTGGTGATCAGGCTACTCCTCAGATGATTTCGAATTATCGTAATTCTTGTCGAAGCATGATGAGTTTACTTGGTCGTACAATTGGTACCAATTCCGAACTTGACATTGATGAGTTGGATGATTTCTTTAGTACCAATGGTTTATCACTGTGTCCTAATGGATTTGTTGGTTACAATTGTGCGATGTCACCTGAGCCTTATGATGTTATGAAGGTTCTTTCAGGTTACCTTGGTTTTTTGAATAGCATGGCTGAGAAGTACACCAAGGGTTTGTGTAAGCAGGTTGTGATATCGTGTCCTGGTTGGTACACAGAGATGCAGAAAGAGGCTGTTAAGATTGCTGCTACTGCAGCTGGTTTAACTTGTTTGAATGTGATTGACGAGTGCACTGCTATGGCTCTTGACTATGGTGTATACCGTGTTAAGCAGCTTTCGGATGACAAGCCTACTACTGTCGCTTTAGTTATGATTGGCCATTCTCATGCTTCTGCTGCTGTTTGTGATTTTTATCAGAGTCGTGTGGAGATTCTTTCTCATGTATCTCGTCGTGATTTGGGTGGTCGCAACTTGGACCGTATTCTGATGAACCACATGGCCAAGAGTTTTGAGAAGTACGGTTGCAACCCGTTGGAGAGTCGCAAGGTTCGTATGAAGCTGGAGGCTGTTGCGGTGAAGACAAAGCGCGTTTTATCTGCTAACATGGAGACTGGTTATTCTGCTGAATGTTTGATGGAGGACAATGACCTCAATGGTAGCATAACTCGTGAGGAGTTTGAATCTTTATGTAAGGAGGAGTTTTTACCAAATCTTACCGAAATGTTGATGGACTGCGTCAATCTTTGTGGCAAGACTGTTGAGGAGATTAGTTGCGTTGAGATTGCTGGTGGTGTAACTCGTGTACCTTGTGTTCAGCAGGCCATCAGTTCTGTCTTTGGTTCTCAGCTATCTCGTACATTGAATTCCGACGAGTGCATAGCTCGTGGTTGTGTTTTGGATGCTGCTATGCGTAGCATTAGTTACCGTGTTCGTAAGTACACTGTTGTTGAGCGTATATCTCGTCCTTTAACGTTGGCTTACATTCCTGGAGGTGATATATCCCAACTGGCTTCAGCCGAAATTGTTGAGGTATTGGGGTCTAACAGTTCCAAGGCCACTCCTATTACTGCCAAGTTGAACGTTACTGTTCCTGCAGTTGTTGTTGCATCTCTTGGCAACCCTCGCGATCCTCAGGATCCACATTTTCTTGAGGCAATTGAGATTGTTAAGCAGTCATCTCCCACTGAGGCTGAGGGTGTTATAACTATATCAGCTGCTTTCGATGAAAATGGCATTTTTGGATTTACTGGTGTGGAGGGTCATGAGTCCAGGGTGTTACAGAAGAACTCTTTATTCGATGTTGCTTCTTATACTCAATTTGAGTCTGACGCCGCTGCTCAAGACTCTATTGAGAACGAGCGGCTGCACACTTTGAATGACTTTGAGACATTGATATACCAGTTGAAGGAGCGGATTCAGGGTTCTCACCGTGAATTTGTATCACCAGACAAGGTTGGTGCATTAGACCAGGAGCTGAACAAGTGGAGTGATTGGTTCTATGACAACTATGAGGCTAGTTTGGATACTTTGAAGGAGTCCCTTAGCACTGTTCAATCTCACTGGGCGCCAATAGAGCGTCTTTATAATGTTCACCGTGCTAAGGAGGAAGAGCTTGAGTCATTTTTCGCTGGTCTGCGTGGTAAGTACGAGCTTTGTTGCCAGGACTCTCCATTATGGTACGGCGCTGCGGAAAGCGAGCGTCTTGAATTTGCCAACCGTATTCTTGCTTTTGAGAAGAATGTCCGTCAACAGGTAGAGGATGAAAAGCAGATTTCTCGTTACGAGGAGCCTCTATTCACGATGCCTCAGTTACATTCTGAGTTGCGCAAGATAATGTCTGACATTGACGAATTCTGTCGCCGTATGCGCGTTCAAAGTGAACGTCGTAAGGAAGAGGAGCAGGCAGCGGCAGCAGCAGCCGCTAAGGCTGCTGAGCCTCAAGCCGAAGATGTTGAGATGGAAGCTCCTCAACCTGAGTCTGCTTCCACTGAGCCCCCTTCTGAGGAGCCTTCTGCGGAGGCGCCTCAATAGACGTAAACTAGCCACTTTGCAAATTTAgcaatgtttttattaaataCATTTCGTCGTATTCCCGGTAGTTTCGGGTTATCGCATCGTTGTTATTTTTCTTCTAAAAGCTTACCATCTGTGAAGGGGGTGTGTAACTTTTATATTCCTTAAAACATCGTTTTCCAGAGTATTTTGAGGAATAGCGTTCGTTCATTGCTTGTTTGCGGTGGTGTTGCTGCGGGTGTTTATACTTTCATTGAATCTCGTCGTAAGCAGCAACGTGGTTGGTGTCCTGTTAGGTGATTCCTTATTGTATACTAGCTTTCGTCGATGAAGAGCGTTATGGCAAGCCTCAATTAGGTGGTCCTTTTACTTTAGTTGATCAGCATGGGAAGGAACGATCGCTTTCTGACTTTAAGGGTCGTttggtattgatatattttggTAGGTAACGCTGCGTTATGTTGGCTTCTTTTTACATTGTTAACATTCTACAGGTTTTGCGAATTGTCCGGACGTCTGTCCTGTTGAAATGGATAAACAGCGCGCAGTTATTGACATTTTGGGTATgatttttattttgtttattatattttatagaCAAGCGCTTCGGTCCGGTGTTACAGCCGCTTTTTATTACTGGTATGATAATTCTAggtatttatatatttaatagtCGATCCCAAACGTGACACTGTTTCTAAGTTGGCTGTGTATGCCAAGGCATACCATCCCCGCTTGGTTGCTCTTACTGGAACTGATGTGGGTTAATTTTGGTTTATGTCATTTCCTTTTAGGATCAAATCAAGGACGTTTCTAAGAAGTTCCGTGTATATTACAACCAGGGTATAACTGCTACTGACCAGGATTATTTGATTGACCATTCTATAATTCACTATTTACTGGACGAGAACGGGGAGTTTATAGAATTTTACAGCAAGAATGTGAATGCTAAAGAAATGGCTGACGACATTGCGAAGATAGTGCAAAAGCGTGATATTAAGCCATTGAACACAGTTTAATCTTTTTTATCCTGTTATATCTCGTTTGCGTCCTCGCAGTCTTACTTCTGCTAGTTTATTTACGTTTTGTAGAGACGCTTTGCTATATTGTTTGTAGGAGTTGATCAGTATATCAAACTGTTGTTAATATGTTAATTGTTAAGATATCTTACCTCCTTTTCAGTGCAACAGCGTTCTAGGACGTATAGGTCAACTCCTTTATCCTGGGTAGATTAGTGATTAGTTGATTTAACATACCTCTTCTAGTGTTGACACGTAACTCAGTCCAAAATCGATAATACATATATCACCGTCTTCCGTTCTTAGCATGTTTCGTGTAGTAAGATCCCCGTGTACTACGTTAACTTCATGCATTTTGGCTAGTATTATGCCTACTTTTCGTAGCACATCGTTTTTCAGTTCTTCATCATTGCCTTTGAGCACTTGTAGTACAGTTTCCCCTTTTATGTATTCATATACGATATGTCTGTGATTAATATCTACAAGGTATATGAGAGGCACATATACGCCATGTCTTCTTAATCGTGCTACTGCCCTGCATTCTGCGACTATTCTTCTATTTGTAAGTATATTATCAAGTTCTGTATGGCGATATTTTTTGGGTAGTCTTGTTTTCAGTACAGCCTTTTTGCCCATGTAATTTATGCTTGATACTCTCTGCCAAGTGATTTATTCGGTACGTATCACTTACCGCTTCTGCTCCTTGTGCTATTAGCACAGGTTTATCGTCGGAttccattatatatgtgaCTTGCTTATACTCCAGTATAAATCGGCATGCCGCACATTATTGCGTGATGTGTTATTTAATGGAATACGGGCCTAGTGTATAGTAACATagcctatatatactgctATGCCACAATCTGTGTCTAGCAGCTCTATTGTAACTGAAGTTCGTTTACTCAGTAGTGCGTTGCTTCGTTGTGAGCGGAATCCTGCTTTATTTCCTGCACATGTGCAGCGTTTACGTTCATTAGGTaggtgtgtatattatcacataggtgtgtatatattttgcagcatttgAAGTTCGTCGTATGCGTTCTTCACTTGGTATTAGTCAGGAATGCTTGGCCGCTGATTCATTACCTCTGGAGCGTGCTGGTAGGGTTGTATATGCTTTATACGACCATCGCGGTTCTGATGTGTTTTATTTGGCGTCTAGGGAGCCTGCTGGTATAGATCTATATCGTCTGTATCTGTTTGCTCAGCGTAACCGTGGCAATCCGCTGTTGGACTATTTGCGGAGGTATTGTTTAGAActaattatatacaatctAATATAGAACTGATTTCAGTTTATTAGGCATTTACCcattggaatccattgCTGTTACTGGAGTACCATTTTCTGTGATTTCAAGGTCAAGGTTAATATACTGGCGATCtgtattgttatattaatGCGGTGCATCATATTTCTAATGCTAGGTATATGATGTTTAAGTAATAACCATTGGATATAATGATTCGTGTTAGTGTACCACTTCGGGGTCCTGGGCATGCCAGTTGCAAGGAGTTATCTGTATTGACTCAGGACGGTCCCGCCAGGCACATTAGATTCCGATTAAGGCGTATAAACCACAATTTTGGCAGTGTGCTTTGTATGGGTGACGCTAAGACCCTACGTAAGGCTGCTGACGAGGTTTTACGTGCAGTGGGTGGTTATTCAGGTAAAGCAGCACTGGTTGACACTGAGTCCCAATCTAGTGAATCACCTGCTTGTTCAAAGTCTAATGCCTTTTGGACTGTATTCAGCAAGCGATTTAAATCTTCAATGTCTATATTGTCTGCTAATGACACGGTTCACATTTTGAGGGCATTTCACTCTGCTAACAAGGATACTGGTAAGCTTTGTTACTATTGATACATTTTCCAGGCGTATACGTTGCTGCTGCTCCTGTGATACGCCCTATTATATCGCAGCTTGACAAGGCTTCTTTGATCGATGCCGTCCATATCTTTTCATCTCGCTTAAAGTGTAGGACTCAGGAAGAGTTATTCCGTAATTTATCAAATCACATTCCAAATGTGCTTTGGAGTATGCACGGTGGGTACAATTCTTTTGTGTATAAGTTGATTGTAGCTGGTGACATCACTGCATTGCTGTGGCACCTTAGTCGTGCACACTGTTTGGACTCTTCTTTAGCTGGTTACATGTCCCCCAAATTCAATGACGGCATATCATCTTTGAATGACATTGGTTTGTATTATTTCGTGGTGTGTAAATGTGATTCTAGAGCTTGGGACAGCTTCTTTAGCATTTGCGCGTCACGGTATGGGTGACATGTCTTTTTACGAGGGTATATGTTCCAATTTATCTTTGGACTGTTCGGTAAGTATTTTGTAGATTTTAAGATCAAAAATTGGCAGGGCGAGGCTTTGTTCCGTGCTGCCTGGGGTTTGCACATGGTGGGAGGTGATGTCACTAATATCGTCGGTTCTCGGCTGTTGACTTGCATAGATCACGTGCGTTGTTCGGGGGGGTATTTAATGTGTGttattttttatatttagCAGGCGAGCGGTCGAGGTTTGGCGCCGCATGCTGAGTCATACTGAGTATTACTCTGAGGTGTTTTCTGGTTACGAAAAACCGTGTCCttgaatatttatattgGCCGAGGAAACTCTTGGCAATAGCCCTGTAAAATTTACATGATGGTTACTAGTAGCGCTAAGTAAAATCGATTTAGGTTACTATGAAGAACACTGTGTTCGTTGCGGCAATTGCCGCACAGGCCTTAATGGGCGTATTTTCTGTTGCTATCAAGATGATAGATGTTGATATATCGGTTGAGAAGGGTACTAACTACATGCGTCGCAAGGATTCTGATGACAGTTTCACCATTGTTCCAACTAACGACTTCTGTATTGGTAACGTTTTGAATAATGGCGTATTGATATCCGATTACCCTTCTAATGGTATTACATCTCGCACTGTGAGTGTCCATCGCTATAAGAACACTGACCCATGGACTGGCACTGTAAAACCTTTTGTTGACGATACTGGATGCATTGAGATCATTGACATAGAGACTCGTCTTCACAAGTTGCCCATTAGGCAACGTTTTGTGATGAACGAGACGCGTAATTACGAGACTGTGACGTACACATTGTTTGATATGGACATTTGCGCCAGCGACTTTGACGATTTTGTGAAGGAGACTCCTAAACTGCCCGGTACCTCTGCCAATGCTGAGATTTACCATGCTCCTGCATTTAAGCGCATTGGTGCCATAAAATGTGGTGACCGTGTGCTTCTTGAAAGTGATGATTATATTTTCACCAGGTACGCGCAGCGTAGCAACAATACATGGGAGATCACAACTATCCCTGTTGTTGGTCGTGCATTCAAGAATTCATTTTTACCTGTGGCCTGGGATGACTGTCCTTACAGGATCATTGACAAGGGATCTGCATTTTTGGACTTGAGTTCTAACTATGAACAGAAGTACGCTGACATAGTGGTATCATGTGGTGAGAATTGTGTATTCTTTGACGGTTGCAGCAACCCAAGTAACAGGATTGTTGACGTTGTTGACAACAATGGTGTGATTTATATGGGTGTTAAGTCTCAGTGTCTCGATGTTAAGTTGCGTTTTCTGGAAAAGGATCGTTACCTTGCTATCTACTCTAAGCGTGTTGATGGCAACTTTGAAACATTGATATACCGCTCCGAAGGTGGCAAGCCATTTTTACCATACAAGCCCGTTGGCATCAACATTGAGCTTACTGATGAGCGCATTGATGACATGATTCGTGTAGTTCAGGACGGTGATGCCAAGCAGTATTCAGTTCGTGCTCCACACAACCTTAAGTACACCATTGGTGCTGTCAGTTACAAAGGCAATGTTTTAGTTGGCAGGGCCTTTTTGGAACGCCCTGAGAACGTACCTTACGTGGTCATTGAGCGCACTGTAACATTTGAGAACGGTTTCACGACTATCGACACTGCGACTGACAAGAATCCATCAAGTCAGATCGTATATGTGACTAATGATGAGGGTGTTTGGACATACACTTCCAAGCCCGTGGAGGTTGAGCTTTCTCGTTTGAACACCAAGGACCCCAACTTTAAGGTGACCAAGTCGAATGAGGGTGAGTACCACATTGAGACCTTGGATCGTTACAAGAAGATCGGTACTGTGAAGTACAAGGACCGTGTTGTTCACCATGCTCACCAAGGTGTGACCAAGACTGAGTTGTGGTACCGCAACGGTGAGATTTCCGTTATATCTCATTTCAACGAGGACACTGTTTTGCACACTCGTTATAGATTTATCCAGGGCTTTATTGGCAATGACCACCGTATGTTTGTTGAGCAGTTCAAGGAGCCTTTGACCTTGCAATTGGACCAGTTGTTTGTTGGCCATCTTCCTGAATACTTCTGCACTGAGTCTCAGGGCAAGTTTTTGAAGATTTCTGTTTGCCAGGATGTATTTGGCCAGGTTATGGGTGAGGTAAACTTTTTTGACCAGACCGTTGTTTCTACTCATAGGTTTTACAAGTACCGTGAGGTGTTTGTCGGATCTGATTTTTTCTTATCAACTGTGTTGGTGAAGTCGGTAACTGAGGACGGTACTACTGTTGTTGAAACCTTTTTAACATATCCTGCTAACGGTTCCATTGTCTTCGTTCGTCACAACAAAAAACCTATTGCTATTGACATTTCTCCTACTGCTTCTGTTCATACTGCCATATCACGTACTCAGGACGACCATCATTTATATTACACCATCAAACCTGAGTATGCCATTGGTTACTGTATTGGTGATGTGCTGTACCGTGGCCACACCGTTATGCGTGGCAAGGAGATGATGTCAAGTAGGCGTGTCACTGTTCGCATTGATTACGACGAATCGAATACAAAGAAGGTGTTTGTTCACATTGCTGATGTTGACAACTTTGACCACAGGTCCCATTCCTACAGTGGTGATACTGAATTGACCACCATAACCAAGGTTCCCAGGAAGCCTGTTGACGTTGACATTAGTTTCCGTGGTGTTCGTTCACCTCAGGTTGCCATTGGTATTGCCAGTGACACCATGAGTTTCTACATTCCTTGGTGTCAGTCTTCCGAGTACACTCTTGCTAATGTCTATTGCACTGGTAGCAATGGCACTGTGGAGACTATTTACAAGGACTTGTCCATTGACGAGATGCCTGAAGTCCGTGTTCGTGGTCTTAACAATGGAGCTCGTGCTGTTGTTTCCATTACTCCCAAGAACTCCGTGTGGATGCACTCTGACGTTCGCATTTCCAACAACGGTACTCTTACTGTGAAGGAAACAACCAACCACAAGGCTGACGGATTGTTCACATCATTCTATGGTGAATTATAAGCATGCGAACCACGAACATTTGGTTTAATTGATATTCGTTGGCAACAATATGTAGCACCTATGCACAAGGCAATGCCGCGTTATGCCTTGttaatatagtatataactAGCAATATTGATTACGATAAGTGTGTATTTAAAGCTTTATATGTGCTCTTGGTTGCGTTTGTCGTAGACTGTCACGGAGGTTATTCTATATCGAGTGTAACTTACTGTTGTAGACCAAAAGCTTTTCTATTAGGTCCACGTGAGTGAGTATCATACGACGACAGCAGTACCTGGTGAGATCAAGGCGATCGAGGGCATCTCTGTTTATTTGGTTAACACACTGTATGGACACATACCCTTCATTGACATTTTGTTTCAGCAGTTCCAGCCATTGCTCCCACAGGTGTCCTATAACCTTGCCACAGGTGAAACATCGTATTGGTATGATCATTTTTATAGAAGGTTGTAACACTGGTTATAATAAGTTCCATTTCCCATGGGGGCGCGCCTTGTCACGGTATCACAGTTGTTTAGTTTCTAAGATGGCTCAAGAATCGCAGGATTTGGGATCTGATTACGATATAAAGGAATGTGAGCTTCCTGCGGACTCTGTCTTCCTTGGTCATGGTGGGAGTGGCTACTTCTTTTGCTCTGGCAAGAGCTACTTGGCATTTAGCGTAGGAATtgctttatatatttacacataTGTTTAGGACCACTTGGAGCTGTTGTCAAAGGTTGATTTAAAGCATCGTTGTTTGGTAGGCTATCGATTTGATCGCACTTTGGCGTTAGCTGCTAGCAACAGTCTCTATCTTATTGATCCTTCCGGGACTTTGAGTGAGCGTAAATTCAAGAAACGTTTGATTCACGTACACCTGTTGGATGAGTCTACATTGCTACTGGTCGTGATATGCCGGAATCGTAAGGCGCTACAGGTAGTACTTGGTGAGCACGACTTGAGACTAGAATCTTACAAGGGTCAATGTCAATCTGACATTATATTTGCTGCTTTTGTTGATGACTTTGTGTTTTGTTTAGCTTATGTTCATGATAATTCGGAAGTTAAAATCGCACTAATCGCAATTAATGATGGGCGTCCTACGCTTATCAGACACCAGTGCTTCCGACAGGCCAAGAAAGCTTCTATGTCTCGTGCCATTGGTAGTTCCAATGCTTTCATGCTTGAGTGTGACGGTGACCGCAGTGTGTTACGGTATGATTATCTCCACAAGGCTATGGTTTTGGTACGTCACTTTAAGTTTAGTCCTTCCAAGGAGGCTGTACTCTGTCTAATGGATGAGGACCACGTCGTACAATTTATGGCGGGGAAAGCTGGATTACATGTGACCTGTGACGGTATATTTACAGAGGCACATTCTGAATGGTTGATGCCATATGGTGAGAAGCACGGCAGCGTCTTATCGGTGGGTACTGTTGTGCGTGGTTTGACATTTGTTAGGTTACAGCCACTAACCGTGAGGTATCGGTGTTGATTCGTGCCGGTGACACTAAGGCTGTAATTGTTCAGTTCACTCTTGGCGAGCGTCCTCTGGAGATATTCGTTGGCAACAAGAGCATGTTGAAGAAGTCCCAAGGTTAGTGTATAACTCAATGGTGGAATCAACCTTCGTACAGACGAGTTGCGTGAGCTCATCCAACAAGGCAAGATCCCTATAAACTCTGAGTTGGTAGATCACATCATGCGCAAGAAGATGCGATCATGTGCTGTTGAGTGTCTGCAGTCGGTGTACATACCCGTAGGTAGTATCTATTTGATCACAATGGGCCGTAGGAATCACAAGCTATAAGTTTAGTGATGAAAGACATGAGTCTATTGAGTGTGTTCATCGAGCACACCAGGGGTGACCAAAACGGTTTAGTTAAGGCCATCCGCAACCAGTTACCTGTGGAAATGTGTGGCGAGATCATCGAGCGTCTGCTGCAGATGCTGGACGATATCGGTTCCGTTGGCACGCAGCAACTGCACTGCTACAAGCGCGTGGTTGCATTCCTCAACATATTTATGGACGCCATGCTATTTGAGATGCATGAAGCTAAGTTACTGAAGCAAGAGTGGATCGACCGACTACAGGGCTTGGTGAAGCACTGCAACACTGAGAATCACAACCTACAGAGCCTGCTCAGCTTTACGAACAGTTTACTCAAGAAGCGCAACGTTAAGGAAGACGGGGACAACAGCTCGTTGATCGTCGTGCAGCCAATCACGGTATAGCCCTTGCAACACGCGAATAACGTTTAAgaatatatgtacatatCCGATAGTAGATAGGGAGCCTGTATTTCGGGCTGATAATGGCAATTTAGCAACGTATGACCCTAGgtgtatgtgtatattgagATGTGTTG contains:
- a CDS encoding putative Heat shock protein 90-3: MATAQQETYAFNADISQLLSLIINAFYSNKEIFLRELISNASDALEKIRYEAIKDPKQVEDFPEYQISLSADKTNKTLTIEDTGIGMTKTDLINNLGTIAKSGTKAFMEAIQAGADMSMIGQFGVGFYSAYLVADKVTVVSKNNNDDQYVWESNASGHFTVTKDESEDQLKRGTRLILHLKDDQSEYLEERRLKELVKKHSEFISFPIRLSVEKTTETEVTDDEAEPTEAESKPEEKITDVTEEEEEKEKEAEKDGEEKTEKKKRKVTNVTREWEMLNKQKPIWMRLPTEVTNEEYASFYKNLSNDWEDHLAVKHFSVEGQLEFKAILFVPKRAPFDMFENRKKKNNIKLYVRRVFIMDDCDELIPEWLGFVKGVVDSEDLPLNISREVLQQNKILKVIRKNLVKKCLELFSELTEKKEDFKKFYEQFSKNLKLGIHEDNTNRNKISELLRYETSKSGDEAISLKEYVDRMKPEQKYIYYITGESKQSVANSPFLECLRSRGIEVIYMTDPIDEYAVQQIKEFEGKKLKCCTKENLELEDTEEERKNFETLEKEMEPLCRLIKEILHDKVEKVVCGKRFTESPCALVTSEFGWSANMERIMKAQALRDSSFGSFMISKKTMELNPHHSIMKELRQRAETDKSDKTLKDLVWLLYDTAMLTSGFNLDDPTQFGGRIYRMIKLGLSLDDEPTGEDVDLPPLDEVVVDPKMEEVD
- a CDS encoding Hsp70 family protein, which produces MPVLGIDIGDANATVATIAKGSIDVVLNEVSQRYTPVCASFTQKRRLFGDQATPQMISNYRNSCRSMMSLLGRTIGTNSELDIDELDDFFSTNGLSLCPNGFVGYNCAMSPEPYDVMKVLSGYLGFLNSMAEKYTKGLCKQVVISCPGWYTEMQKEAVKIAATAAGLTCLNVIDECTAMALDYGVYRVKQLSDDKPTTVALVMIGHSHASAAVCDFYQSRVEILSHVSRRDLGGRNLDRILMNHMAKSFEKYGCNPLESRKVRMKLEAVAVKTKRVLSANMETGYSAECLMEDNDLNGSITREEFESLCKEEFLPNLTEMLMDCVNLCGKTVEEISCVEIAGGVTRVPCVQQAISSVFGSQLSRTLNSDECIARGCVLDAAMRSISYRVRKYTVVERISRPLTLAYIPGGDISQLASAEIVEVLGSNSSKATPITAKLNVTVPAVVVASLGNPRDPQDPHFLEAIEIVKQSSPTEAEGVITISAAFDENGIFGFTGVEGHESRVLQKNSLFDVASYTQFESDAAAQDSIENERLHTLNDFETLIYQLKERIQGSHREFVSPDKVGALDQELNKWSDWFYDNYEASLDTLKESLSTVQSHWAPIERLYNVHRAKEEELESFFAGLRGKYELCCQDSPLWYGAAESERLEFANRILAFEKNVRQQVEDEKQISRYEEPLFTMPQLHSELRKIMSDIDEFCRRMRVQSERRKEEEQAAAAAAAKAAEPQAEDVEMEAPQPESASTEPPSEEPSAEAPQ
- a CDS encoding SCO1/SenC (synthesis of cytochrome oxidase) family protein, which codes for MFLLNTFRRIPGSFGLSHRCYFSSKSLPSVKGSILRNSVRSLLVCGGVAAGVYTFIESRRKQQRAFVDEERYGKPQLGGPFTLVDQHGKERSLSDFKGRLVLIYFGFANCPDVCPVEMDKQRAVIDILDKRFGPVLQPLFITVDPKRDTVSKLAVYAKAYHPRLVALTGTDDQIKDVSKKFRVYYNQGITATDQDYLIDHSIIHYLLDENGEFIEFYSKNVNAKEMADDIAKIVQKRDIKPLNTV